A window of Abditibacteriaceae bacterium contains these coding sequences:
- a CDS encoding succinate dehydrogenase cytochrome b subunit, translating to MSKLTRATNSAVGRKAISALSGLLLTVFLIGHLLGNLTIFKGRGELMNAYAAFLHGIPGLPLATIAIVALFALHAYMGFRVWKQNKDARPQEYKLKQWTGSARSRKSVGSTTMMVSGFVVLAFIIVHIWHFKYGMAGAPGLVDKQAMAALTAPRSDAPAGEAAEALTGGDTVRGGVEATNATGEDDEKNLAGLVLSEFKKPLVSVMYIGAMILLGLHLNHGFSSAFQSIGASRLSSGLRLGGQIFTFAIVAGFISIPLWVLFFRK from the coding sequence ATGTCGAAGCTCACGCGAGCGACCAATTCCGCCGTCGGACGTAAAGCCATTTCTGCCTTGTCGGGCCTTCTTCTAACTGTCTTTCTCATCGGCCATTTGCTTGGGAATCTAACGATTTTCAAAGGACGCGGCGAGCTGATGAACGCCTATGCCGCTTTCCTTCATGGTATTCCGGGTTTGCCTCTCGCGACTATTGCCATCGTTGCGCTTTTCGCACTTCATGCGTATATGGGCTTTCGCGTCTGGAAGCAAAACAAAGATGCGCGCCCGCAAGAATATAAGCTAAAGCAATGGACGGGCAGCGCACGTTCGCGCAAGAGCGTCGGTTCGACGACGATGATGGTTTCGGGCTTTGTTGTTCTTGCCTTCATTATTGTTCACATCTGGCACTTCAAATACGGCATGGCAGGTGCGCCGGGGTTGGTTGATAAGCAAGCGATGGCGGCCTTAACTGCGCCGCGCTCCGATGCTCCTGCTGGTGAAGCCGCCGAAGCCTTAACGGGTGGCGATACAGTTCGGGGTGGAGTCGAAGCGACCAACGCGACCGGTGAAGACGACGAGAAAAATCTCGCGGGCCTCGTGCTCTCCGAATTCAAAAAACCTCTTGTATCGGTGATGTACATCGGCGCGATGATTCTGCTTGGCTTGCATCTCAATCACGGTTTTTCCAGTGCGTTTCAGAGCATCGGCGCGAGCCGGTTATCCAGTGGCCTGCGTCTGGGTGGACAAATTTTTACGTTCGCTATCGTTGCCGGTTTTATCTCGATTCCGCTCTGGGTTTTGTTTTTCCGCAAATAA
- a CDS encoding fumarate reductase/succinate dehydrogenase flavoprotein subunit — protein MLLDSKIPSGPVADKWEKHKFDMKLVNPSNKRKFSIIVVGTGLAGASAAATLSELGYNVLSFCIHDSPRRAHSIAAQGGINAAKNYRNDGDSVYRLFYDTIKGGDYRAREANVYRLAQVSNNIIDQCVAQGVPFAREYGGQLDNRSFGGAQVSRTFYARGQTGQQLLLGAYSALMRQVDSGNVKLFPRREMLDVVMVDGKARGITVRNLITGEIESYAADAVLLCTGGYGNAYYLSTNALNSNVTAAWRAHKKGACFANPCYTQIHPTCIPVSGTHQSKLTLMSESLRNDGRVWVPKAQGDKRRPQDIPEAERDYYLERKYPSFGNLAPRDISSRAAKEACDDGRGVGETGLSVYLDFADAIKRLGEDTIRARYGNLFHMYQKITDENPYQQPMRIFPAIHYTMGGLWVDYNLMTTIPGLFCLGEANFSDHGANRLGASALMQGLADGYFVAPYTVGDYLAGNKLGATTTDADEFKLSRHEQQSRIDTMLNMKGSRTAVDFHRNLGQILWDHVGMARNDAGLKKAIGELRTLREEFWQDVRLTGDNNNMNPDLERANRVADWLEFGELLARDALHRTESCGGHFREESQTEDGEAQRDDENFSYVAAWEWNGQGVEPTLNKEPLIWEEVHPTQRSYK, from the coding sequence ATGCTTCTTGATTCTAAAATTCCGTCTGGCCCTGTTGCCGACAAGTGGGAAAAGCACAAGTTCGATATGAAACTTGTGAACCCGTCGAACAAGCGCAAGTTTTCGATCATCGTGGTGGGAACCGGACTCGCTGGAGCTTCGGCTGCTGCGACGCTTTCCGAACTGGGCTACAACGTCCTTTCGTTTTGCATCCACGATTCGCCGCGCCGCGCTCACAGCATTGCAGCGCAAGGTGGCATCAATGCGGCGAAGAATTACCGCAACGATGGCGACAGCGTTTATCGCCTGTTTTATGACACTATCAAAGGCGGCGACTACCGCGCCCGCGAAGCCAATGTCTATCGACTGGCGCAGGTCTCCAACAACATCATCGACCAGTGTGTTGCGCAGGGCGTTCCGTTCGCACGCGAATATGGCGGTCAGCTTGACAACCGCTCGTTCGGCGGCGCTCAGGTTTCGCGCACGTTTTACGCGCGCGGCCAAACCGGACAGCAGCTTTTGCTGGGCGCTTACAGTGCGCTGATGCGCCAGGTCGATAGCGGTAACGTGAAGCTGTTCCCCCGGCGCGAAATGCTCGACGTAGTCATGGTCGATGGCAAAGCGCGCGGCATTACTGTTCGCAACCTCATCACCGGCGAAATCGAAAGCTACGCCGCCGACGCCGTTCTGTTGTGTACCGGCGGCTATGGCAACGCTTACTACCTTTCGACCAACGCGCTCAACTCCAACGTTACGGCGGCGTGGCGCGCTCACAAGAAAGGCGCCTGTTTCGCCAACCCGTGTTACACGCAAATCCATCCAACGTGCATTCCTGTTTCGGGCACGCACCAAAGCAAGCTCACCTTGATGAGTGAAAGCCTGCGCAACGATGGCCGCGTCTGGGTGCCAAAAGCGCAAGGCGACAAGCGCCGCCCGCAGGATATTCCCGAAGCCGAGCGCGATTATTACCTCGAACGCAAATATCCCAGTTTCGGCAACCTTGCGCCGCGCGATATTTCGTCGCGCGCCGCCAAAGAAGCCTGCGACGACGGGCGTGGCGTTGGAGAAACCGGACTTTCGGTGTACCTCGACTTTGCCGATGCAATTAAGCGTTTGGGTGAAGACACGATTCGCGCTCGTTACGGCAACCTGTTCCACATGTATCAGAAGATCACCGACGAAAATCCGTATCAGCAACCGATGCGTATTTTTCCGGCGATTCATTACACGATGGGCGGTTTATGGGTCGATTACAACCTGATGACGACGATTCCTGGCTTGTTCTGTCTCGGCGAAGCGAACTTCTCCGATCATGGCGCGAACCGCTTGGGCGCGTCCGCTTTGATGCAAGGCCTGGCCGATGGTTACTTCGTCGCGCCTTACACTGTCGGCGATTATCTCGCAGGCAACAAACTCGGCGCGACCACAACCGACGCCGACGAGTTCAAGCTATCGCGCCATGAGCAGCAAAGTCGCATCGACACCATGCTGAACATGAAAGGCTCGCGCACCGCTGTCGATTTTCACCGCAATCTCGGTCAGATACTGTGGGATCACGTCGGCATGGCGCGCAACGATGCCGGACTGAAGAAGGCGATTGGCGAACTGCGGACGCTCCGCGAAGAGTTCTGGCAAGATGTGCGACTGACGGGCGACAACAACAACATGAATCCCGATTTGGAGCGCGCCAACCGCGTTGCCGACTGGCTGGAATTCGGTGAGTTGCTGGCGCGGGACGCCCTGCACCGAACGGAAAGCTGCGGCGGTCATTTCCGCGAAGAAAGCCAGACCGAAGATGGCGAAGCGCAACGCGACGACGAGAATTTCTCCTATGTTGCGGCCTGGGAATGGAACGGGCAGGGCGTCGAACCGACTTTAAATAAAGAGCCGCTGATCTGGGAAGAAGTTCATCCTACACAGCGCAGCTACAAGTAA
- a CDS encoding succinate dehydrogenase/fumarate reductase iron-sulfur subunit has translation MATEVVSQEVPTRHDKPAKGMTLNLVVWRQQNGKTKGEFKEYTAKNVSPDMSFLEMLDEVNEDLIRAGNDPIVFDSDCREGICGSCALMINGKAHGPDEGTTACQLHMRRFKDGETIVIEPWRAAAFPVHRDLSTDRSALDRIVAAGGYVSVNTGAAPDGNAIPIPKPDADAAMDSAACIGCGACIAQCKNASAALFTSASISKFAHLPQGHAERERRVQRMVWQMDAEGFGNCSNEGECEAVCPKEISISNIALMNREFLAASLKAK, from the coding sequence ATGGCAACGGAAGTTGTTTCTCAGGAAGTTCCGACACGACACGACAAGCCCGCCAAAGGCATGACGCTCAATCTCGTGGTGTGGCGTCAGCAGAACGGCAAAACAAAGGGCGAATTCAAAGAGTACACGGCGAAAAATGTTTCGCCCGACATGAGCTTTTTGGAAATGCTCGACGAAGTGAACGAAGACCTGATTCGGGCCGGCAATGACCCTATCGTTTTCGACAGCGATTGTCGTGAGGGCATTTGCGGCTCGTGCGCGTTGATGATTAACGGCAAAGCCCACGGCCCGGACGAAGGCACAACCGCGTGCCAGCTTCATATGCGGCGCTTCAAAGACGGTGAAACGATTGTTATCGAGCCGTGGCGCGCAGCTGCGTTTCCTGTGCATCGCGACCTGAGCACCGATCGTAGCGCTCTCGACCGCATCGTTGCGGCAGGTGGCTATGTTTCGGTCAACACCGGCGCAGCGCCCGACGGCAACGCGATTCCGATTCCCAAACCGGACGCCGATGCTGCTATGGACTCTGCTGCTTGCATCGGATGCGGCGCGTGTATCGCACAATGCAAGAACGCATCGGCGGCTTTGTTTACTTCGGCGAGCATTTCCAAGTTCGCGCATTTGCCGCAGGGCCACGCCGAGCGCGAACGCCGCGTGCAGCGCATGGTCTGGCAGATGGATGCCGAAGGCTTTGGAAACTGCTCTAACGAAGGTGAATGCGAAGCCGTTTGTCCCAAAGAAATCTCGATTTCCAATATCGCCCTGATGAACCGCGAATTCCTCGCCGCTTCGTTGAAAGCAAAATAG